One window of Trichoderma breve strain T069 chromosome 3, whole genome shotgun sequence genomic DNA carries:
- a CDS encoding short chain dehydrogenase domain-containing protein: MSSQLESEAPFEATTLGFLRRQFTRPKPLPAGITLDGQVAIVTGSNVGLGLSACKQLLQLGLSHLVMGVRSQARGDVAAAQLRKSFPSALISVWIIDMESYDSVCAFASRCKSLDRIDIVILNAGLIKTPYTVVQATGNEVTLQVNYLSTALLTILLLPILKAKKTDDDSRPPVISIFQQEETFSQFSWYGRSKLLQTIFVSKLAEFVNPNDVLVNLSNPGMTGGTDFFRGYPALVMKLIAVGQWILARPVNVAATTYLDAVLVQGEKSHGSFTSDWTIKPYPKLWYTPEGQELKKRLWEETMEELNFVGASKIVNDLKG, translated from the exons atgtCAAGCCAACTCGAAAGCGAAGCTCCATTTGAGGCCACTACTTTGGGCTTTTTACGGCGTCAATTCACTCGACCCAAGCCTTTGCCCGCAGGAATAACGCTTGACGGCCAAGTCGCAATTGTCACTGGAAGTAATGTTGGACTTGGGCTCTCGGCATGCAAGCAACTGCTCCAGCTGGGTCTATCACATCTGGTCATGGGTGTCCGCTCTCAGGCCAGGGGTGATGTGGCCGCGGCTCAGCTGCGCAAAAGCTTTCCTTCTGCCCTGATATCTGTCTGGATCATCGACATGGAATCATATGATTCTGTTTGCGCTTTTGCTAGCCGCTGCAAGAGCTTGGACCGGATCGATATTGTGATCCTTAATGCCGGGCTTATCAAGACGCCGTATACTGTCGTGCAGGCAACAGGGAACGAAGTCACGCTGCAGGTCAACTACCTGTCAACGGCTctcttgacaatcttgcttcttcccattctcaaagcaaagaaaactGATGATGACTCGAGGCCGCCTGTTATTAGTATT TTCCAACAAGAAGAGACCTTCAGCCAGTTCTCTTGGTATGGCAGGTCGAAGCTATTACAGACAATATTTGTCTCCAAGTTGGCCGAATTTGTCAATCCCAATGACGTCCTCGTGAATTTGTCGAATCCTGGCATGACGGGCGGCACTGATTTCTTCCGTGGATATCCTGCTttggtgatgaagttgattGCTGTCGGCCAATGGATTCTGGCGAGGCCGGTTAATGTAGCTGCTACTACATATCTGGATGCAGTTTTGGTTcaaggagagaaaagtcACGGCTCATTTACGAGTGACTGGACTATAAAGCC ATATCCGAAGCTTTGGTACACCCCAGAGGGCCAAGAGTTGAAAAAGAGACTCTGGGAAGAAACCATGGAAGAGCTCAATTTTGTAGGCGCATCGAAAATTGTGAATGATCTGAAGGGCTGA
- a CDS encoding major facilitator superfamily domain-containing protein, translating into MATGRKLLTNGKTYSQTLQPENMLSHDFYASSDLDVPLQNEESEKPSEDEEYMSGFKLWLMLLSLVFSIFLISLDITIVATAIPAITNQFHGLEDQAWYSAIYLMTSGGFQSTWGKIYQYFPPKMSFIGAMAVFEIGSLICGAAPSSTVFIIGRTIAGIGAAGVSSGPLLGGVFSEESTWRWCFYINLPIGVLPIVSTILFFNTPKAAKPREAPMKEKLLQLDPLGTIILMGAIITYLMAVHYGGQIDS; encoded by the exons ATGGCCACTGGAAGAAAGCTTTTGACGAATGGAAAAACATATTCTCAGACTCTGCAGCCTGAAAACATGTTGAGCCATGATTTTTATGCTTCGAGCGACTTAGATGTGCCCTTGCAAAATGAGGAATCTGAGAAACcttctgaagatgaagagtacATGTCCGGATTCAAGCTATGGCTCATGCTACTCTCCCTCGTCTTCAgtatttttcttatttcccTAGATATA ACTATTGTTGCTACAGCAATCCCAGCCATTACGAATCAGTTTCATGGCCTCGAAGATCAAGCGTGGTACAGCGCAATCTATCTCATGACATCTGGAGGCTTTCAGTCTACATGGGGCAAGATTTATCAATATTTCCCGCCCAAGATGAGCTTTATAGGTGCAATGGCCGTCTTCGAAATCGGAAGCCTCATCTGCGGCGCCGCTCCTTCTTCTACTGTCTTCATTATTGGCCGCACAATTGCAGGAATCGGGGCAGCGGGTGTCAGCTCTG GTCCTTTGCTAGGGGGTGTCTTCTCTGAGGAGTCTACTTGGCGATG GTGTTTCTACATCAATCTTCCCATTGGTGTCCTTCCGATCGTATCAACTATATTGTTCTTCAACACTCCTAAAGCCGCAAAGCCCCGGGAAGCGCCAATGAAGGAGAAATTGCTTCAACTTGATCCTCTTGGAACGATTATTCTAATGGGAGCAATCATCACATATCTTATGGCTGTTCATTATGGTGGCCAAATAGACTCATGA
- a CDS encoding fungal zn(2)-Cys(6) binuclear cluster domain-containing protein has translation MFYTISYANNSAETESVSKMASNHTFGEYRQSRLACVECRARKVKCSGETTGCQRCQGTGVTCVFPKRSKRGAKRQKNSAPSECHGGRKSIAISETGPNNGENDSSSTSTSHRDTHPFATTGPNSGFSPSLDFSPSDFSLHCASLGDNFTLDFDQLNSTLGDLSSITSTSSISPTQSQPSCIPPRNNRMAAENLCLEDSSSINDGDLCACAQSALHMLEELELQYHNKMEVSSDSVLGYQKIALARLNSWLSCDHSQTPRATTKLIVLVLEGLSLYLERGVAGCIRQIRQEVEDESSYAARLCNVGDYHVESKHEWAHILRVSLLVRCRELLAAVARLKKHDINDVLLPAVEQRLSGIIQELKGWEDYL, from the exons ATGTTCTACACAATCTCTTACGCAAATAACTCTGCGGAAACCGAAAGTGTGTCCAAGATGGCAAGCAACCATACATTTGGCGAATATCGACAATCAAGGCTTGCATGCGTCGAATGCCGTGCTCGAAAG GTCAAATGTTCGGGAGAAACCACAGGCTGTCAGAGATGTCAGGGAACTGGAGTTACATGCGTGTTTCCAAAGAGATCCAAACGCGGCGccaaaaggcagaagaattCTGCTCCATCCGAATGTCATGGCGGTCGAAAAAGCATCGCAATCAGTGAAACGGGCCCCAACAATGGAGAGAACGACAGCTCGTCTACATCTACGTCTCATCGCGATACACATCCTTTTGCTACGACTGGCCCGAATTCAGGGTTTTCGCCGTCTCTTGACTTCAGTCCTTCCGACTTTTCATTACACTGTGCTAGTTTGGGCGACAATTTTACTCTGG ACTTTGATCAATTGAACTCTACCCTTGGTGACCTCAGCAGTATTACTTCGACCAGCAGCATTTCACCCACGCAGAGTCAACCGTCCTGTATACCGCCGCGCAATAATCGCATGGCCGCAGAAAACTTATGTCTGGAGGATAGCTCTTCAATAAACGACGGAGACCTATGCGCCTGCGCTCAATCTGCACTACACATGCTGGAAGAACTGGAGCTCCAATACCATAACAAAATGGAGGTGTCTAGTGACAGTGTACTAGGCTATCAGAAGATTGCTTTGGCGCGGCTCAATTCGTGGCTCTCTTGCGATCACAGCCAAACACCTCGAGCTACGACCAAACTGATAGTACTCGTCCTAGAGGGCCTCTCACTCTATCTGGAACGAGGCGTAGCAGGCTGCATCCGACAGATACGGCAGGAAGTTGAGGATGAAAGCTCATACGCAGCAAGATTATGCAACGTTGGAGACTATCACGTTGAGTCGAAACATGAGTGGGCACATATTCTACGAGTGTCATTGTTGGTACGATGCAGGGAGCTCCTGGCCGCGGTAGCACGACTCAAGAAACACGACATCAATGACGTGCTTCTGCCTGCGGTGGAGCAGAGGTTATCAGGCATCATACAAGAGCTGAAAGGATGGGAAGATTATCTATAG